In a genomic window of Anaerolineae bacterium:
- a CDS encoding nucleoside kinase, protein MTTNHPVLVTPAEPRKEALVTFTDGTILSAPIGTPLEEYFRAWHAMKGGDRPIAALVENELRELTIPVEHDLTVEAVTLRSSDGGRIYRRSLVFLLVVAAAELFPEAQVVVDHSLPTGAYYCRLRGRPRLSETELAQLEQHMQAIVAADDPIRRRQVPLEDAIALFKMRGDDDKLRLLTIREKDYLVLYTLRGIADYFFGYMVPSTGYLRTFKLRPYPPDGFLIMYPRQESPEVIRPYEPSDKIADVFERQQHWLELLGVEDIGALNDAVNNGRGRELVLVAEALHDQHITEIAARIAARHQEGVRLVLIAGPSSSGKTTFSKRLAVQLLAQGLKPYPLAMDHYFVDRDKTPRDEQGQYNFEALEALNRPLLNEQLLGLMHGKAVTIPHFDFLTGKSQPGKTVQLSPEHILIVEGIHGLNPALLPDIPTDLTYRIYVSALTQLNIDRHNRIPTTDVRMLRRIVRDATYRGYTVMDTLERWPSVRRGEKQYIFPYQENADVMFNTSLVYELAVLRPLAEPLLRQVSRHSRNYTEAKRLLSFLSWVRPMPEDLVRFIPYDSLLREFIGGSILRDYMPGESESWPTD, encoded by the coding sequence ATGACCACCAACCATCCCGTACTCGTGACTCCGGCTGAGCCGCGCAAGGAGGCGCTGGTCACCTTCACTGACGGGACAATCCTCAGCGCTCCGATCGGCACACCGCTGGAGGAATACTTCCGCGCTTGGCACGCCATGAAAGGCGGCGACCGTCCGATCGCGGCCCTGGTTGAAAACGAGTTGCGTGAACTAACCATCCCGGTCGAGCACGACCTGACAGTTGAAGCGGTGACGCTGCGCAGCAGCGATGGCGGTCGCATCTACCGCCGTTCGCTGGTCTTCCTGCTGGTGGTAGCAGCGGCGGAACTGTTCCCGGAGGCGCAGGTGGTGGTCGACCACTCGCTGCCGACCGGCGCCTACTATTGCCGCCTGCGTGGTCGTCCGCGCCTGAGCGAGACCGAACTGGCGCAACTTGAGCAGCATATGCAGGCTATCGTCGCTGCTGATGACCCGATCCGCCGTCGTCAGGTGCCCCTGGAGGACGCCATCGCCCTGTTTAAGATGCGCGGCGATGATGACAAACTGCGCCTGCTGACCATCCGCGAGAAAGATTACCTGGTGCTGTACACCCTGCGCGGGATTGCCGATTATTTCTTCGGCTACATGGTGCCTTCCACTGGCTACCTCAGGACGTTCAAGCTGCGGCCCTACCCGCCGGATGGCTTCCTGATCATGTATCCCCGCCAGGAAAGCCCGGAAGTCATCCGCCCCTATGAGCCGAGCGACAAGATCGCCGACGTGTTTGAGCGCCAGCAGCACTGGCTGGAGCTGCTCGGCGTGGAAGATATCGGCGCGCTCAACGACGCCGTCAACAATGGGCGCGGGCGGGAGCTGGTGCTGGTGGCCGAAGCGTTGCACGACCAGCACATCACGGAGATCGCCGCCCGCATTGCCGCCCGCCATCAGGAGGGGGTGCGCCTGGTGCTGATCGCCGGGCCGTCTTCTTCCGGCAAGACCACTTTCTCCAAGCGTTTGGCCGTGCAATTGCTGGCTCAGGGTCTCAAGCCCTACCCGCTGGCGATGGATCACTACTTCGTCGACCGGGACAAAACCCCCCGCGACGAGCAGGGTCAGTACAACTTCGAGGCGCTGGAAGCGCTCAACCGCCCCCTGCTCAACGAGCAGTTGCTGGGCCTGATGCACGGCAAGGCCGTGACCATCCCCCACTTTGACTTCCTGACCGGCAAATCACAGCCGGGGAAAACCGTCCAGCTTTCACCGGAGCACATCCTGATTGTGGAAGGCATTCACGGCCTGAACCCGGCACTGCTACCGGACATCCCGACCGATCTGACGTACCGGATCTACGTCTCCGCCCTGACCCAGTTGAACATCGACCGGCATAACCGCATCCCGACAACCGACGTGCGCATGTTGCGGCGGATCGTGCGCGATGCCACGTACCGCGGCTACACCGTTATGGATACCCTGGAGCGCTGGCCGAGCGTCCGGCGCGGGGAGAAACAATACATCTTCCCCTACCAGGAAAACGCCGATGTGATGTTCAATACATCCCTGGTCTACGAGCTGGCAGTGTTGCGCCCGCTGGCGGAGCCGCTGTTGCGCCAGGTCAGCCGCCATTCGCGCAACTACACCGAGGCCAAGCGGCTGCTTTCCTTCCTGAGCTGGGTGCGACCGATGCCGGAGGATCTGGTGCGCTTTATCCCCTACGACTCACTGCTGCGGGAATTCATCGGCGGTTCGATCCTGCGCGACTATATGCCCGGCGAGAGCGAAAGCTGGCCCACGGATTGA
- a CDS encoding mechanosensitive ion channel, with the protein MAFADILKGYVLPIAAIFAAAWVVHRLASRFVAAFSVVARLAPQRLRMREERRRTLQDLLSSMISFLAFMVAILLSLSFFVDANTLIWMVGLFSAAFGLGARPLISDWLTGIGFIFEDTFDVGEKVEILGIEGVIEAINLRTTLLRAPTGELYVMPNGEIRVIRNFSRGAFSTAKIRLKVATADLQIAINLLEALGQDAVLRLPDMLEPWQVLTSGEFGQQVELTLVVKARFGRAADLRSQILTMVHQRLAEAEIVLLN; encoded by the coding sequence ATGGCTTTTGCAGACATCCTGAAGGGTTACGTGCTGCCGATCGCGGCGATTTTCGCCGCCGCCTGGGTGGTGCACCGCCTGGCCAGTCGTTTCGTGGCTGCCTTCAGCGTGGTCGCCCGGCTGGCCCCGCAGCGGCTGCGAATGCGCGAGGAGCGCCGCCGTACCCTGCAGGACTTGCTCAGTAGCATGATCAGCTTCCTGGCCTTTATGGTGGCCATCCTGCTCAGCCTGAGCTTCTTTGTCGACGCCAACACGCTGATCTGGATGGTCGGCCTGTTCAGCGCGGCCTTTGGGCTGGGCGCACGACCGCTGATCAGCGACTGGTTGACCGGCATCGGCTTCATCTTCGAGGATACGTTCGATGTCGGCGAAAAGGTGGAAATCCTCGGTATTGAGGGGGTGATCGAGGCCATCAACCTGCGGACGACGCTGCTGCGCGCTCCAACTGGCGAGCTGTATGTAATGCCCAACGGTGAGATTCGCGTCATTCGCAACTTCAGCCGGGGCGCGTTTTCCACTGCCAAGATTCGCCTGAAGGTCGCCACCGCCGACCTGCAAATCGCTATCAACCTGCTGGAGGCGCTGGGACAGGATGCTGTCCTCCGCCTGCCCGATATGCTGGAGCCGTGGCAGGTACTGACCTCCGGCGAATTCGGCCAGCAGGTAGAACTGACGCTGGTGGTCAAGGCTCGCTTTGGCCGGGCGGCGGATCTGCGTTCCCAGATTCTGACGATGGTTCACCAGCGTCTGGCGGAAGCCGAGATCGTGCTGCTGAACTGA
- a CDS encoding glycosyltransferase yields MKLALVHDWLNQVGGAEDVLADLTVLYPDAPIYTSIYAPARMPAALRDRDIRTLWLNRLPGIHDHHQPYLPLYPLGWSGLDLSGYDVILSNKSGFCHGVQHGPKTLHICYCLTPTRYVWQFESYVQREALSPAQVALLRPLIALLRRWDRAAANRVDHFIAISTEIQERIRRFYGRESMIIYPPVETARFQPVPPEEVGDYFLVVSRHIPYKRLDLAVQACTALGLPLKVGGRGRDTERLRALAGPTVEFLGYVPEDELPGLMARCRAFLFPGLEDFGIAPLQANAAGRPVIAYAGGGALETVIPGVTGEHFPEQTVESLAAVLQAFDPARYDPATLRAHALRFDTGVFRRQIAAYVEEAWADFQQGQRRR; encoded by the coding sequence ATGAAGCTCGCCCTGGTTCATGACTGGCTCAACCAGGTCGGCGGTGCGGAGGATGTGCTGGCCGACCTGACCGTGCTCTACCCCGACGCTCCGATCTACACCAGCATCTACGCCCCGGCACGGATGCCTGCCGCCCTGCGCGACCGGGACATCCGCACCCTGTGGCTGAATCGCCTGCCAGGCATCCACGATCACCACCAGCCCTACCTGCCGCTTTACCCGCTGGGCTGGAGCGGGCTGGATCTTTCTGGCTATGATGTGATCCTCAGCAATAAAAGTGGTTTCTGTCATGGCGTGCAGCATGGGCCAAAGACGTTGCACATCTGCTACTGCCTGACTCCCACGCGCTACGTCTGGCAGTTCGAAAGCTATGTCCAGCGGGAAGCCCTCAGCCCGGCGCAGGTGGCTCTGCTGCGCCCGCTGATCGCCCTGCTGCGCCGCTGGGATCGTGCCGCCGCCAACCGCGTCGATCACTTTATCGCCATTAGCACGGAGATTCAGGAGCGCATCCGGCGCTTCTACGGGCGCGAGTCAATGATCATCTACCCGCCAGTGGAAACCGCCCGCTTCCAGCCTGTCCCGCCGGAGGAAGTCGGGGACTACTTCCTGGTCGTTTCCCGTCACATCCCCTATAAGCGGCTGGACCTGGCCGTGCAGGCCTGCACGGCGCTGGGTCTGCCGCTCAAGGTCGGCGGGCGCGGGCGCGATACGGAGCGTCTGCGGGCGCTGGCCGGGCCAACGGTTGAGTTTCTGGGCTACGTCCCGGAGGATGAACTGCCCGGTCTGATGGCCCGCTGCCGGGCCTTCCTGTTTCCGGGGCTGGAAGACTTCGGCATCGCGCCGCTACAGGCCAACGCCGCCGGACGGCCAGTGATCGCCTATGCGGGCGGCGGCGCGCTGGAGACCGTGATCCCTGGCGTGACCGGCGAGCATTTCCCGGAGCAAACGGTGGAAAGTCTGGCGGCGGTTCTGCAAGCCTTCGATCCGGCCCGCTACGATCCGGCAACGCTGCGCGCCCACGCCCTCCGGTTTGACACAGGCGTGTTCCGGCGGCAGATCGCCGCCTATGTCGAGGAAGCCTGGGCGGATTTCCAGCAGGGCCAGCGGCGGCGCTGA
- a CDS encoding DUF3459 domain-containing protein, with translation MTVQTPDWVKDAVFYQIFPDRFARSAAVPKPANLESWDSPPTVHGFKGGDLLGVMERLDYLETLGVTAIYFNPIFQSASNHRYHTHDYRHVDPLLGGDAAFRALLDAAHARGMRIVIDGVFNHASRGFFQFNMTLECGEHSPYLDWFTFHDFPVKAYGVRKPNYAAWWDLPALPKFNTKTPAVREFIWGVAEHWIHFGADGWRLDVPEEIDDDEFWREFRRRVKAANPDAYIVGEIWFPAQRWLAGDQFDAVMNYLFTRPAIGYFGRRTLSGLHHGPYEVKALDAKAFARQIEETISLYDWEIVQAQLNLLGSHDTPRFLTMVGEDASAFKLATLCQMTLPGAPCVYYGDELGLTGGYEPACRNTIPWDRLEALQGELWQVTRETIALRRAHPVLRRGTYTTVLAEGDRLAYRRDLGSDAALVIFNTGTAPAAFDLPFERAFTVAYGAPADVQATGGHVRLTLSARSGAVLLAED, from the coding sequence ATGACCGTGCAAACGCCCGACTGGGTGAAAGATGCCGTGTTCTACCAGATCTTCCCCGATCGCTTTGCCCGTAGCGCGGCGGTTCCCAAGCCCGCCAACCTGGAAAGCTGGGACAGCCCGCCGACGGTTCATGGCTTCAAAGGCGGCGATCTGCTGGGGGTGATGGAGCGCCTGGATTACCTGGAGACGCTGGGCGTCACCGCCATTTACTTCAACCCGATCTTTCAATCGGCCTCCAACCACCGGTATCACACCCATGATTACCGCCATGTCGATCCGCTGCTGGGCGGCGATGCGGCGTTCCGCGCTCTGCTGGATGCCGCCCATGCCCGCGGCATGCGCATCGTGATCGACGGTGTGTTCAACCACGCCAGCCGCGGCTTCTTCCAGTTCAATATGACCCTCGAATGCGGGGAGCATTCCCCCTACCTGGACTGGTTTACTTTCCACGATTTCCCGGTCAAGGCCTACGGCGTCCGCAAGCCCAACTACGCGGCCTGGTGGGATTTGCCGGCGCTGCCCAAGTTCAATACAAAGACGCCCGCCGTGCGCGAGTTCATCTGGGGTGTGGCCGAACACTGGATTCACTTCGGCGCGGATGGCTGGCGGCTGGACGTGCCGGAGGAGATCGACGATGACGAGTTCTGGCGGGAATTCCGGCGGCGGGTCAAGGCCGCCAATCCAGATGCTTACATCGTTGGCGAGATCTGGTTCCCGGCCCAGCGCTGGCTGGCCGGCGACCAGTTCGACGCGGTGATGAACTATTTATTCACCCGCCCGGCCATCGGTTACTTCGGGCGGCGGACGCTCAGCGGGCTGCATCACGGGCCGTACGAGGTCAAGGCGCTGGATGCGAAGGCCTTTGCCCGCCAGATCGAGGAGACGATCAGCCTATACGACTGGGAGATCGTACAGGCTCAGCTGAACCTGCTGGGCAGCCATGATACGCCGCGCTTCCTGACCATGGTTGGCGAGGATGCCAGCGCGTTCAAGCTGGCCACCCTGTGCCAGATGACCCTGCCCGGCGCGCCATGCGTCTACTACGGCGATGAGCTGGGGCTGACCGGCGGGTACGAGCCTGCCTGCCGCAATACCATCCCCTGGGACCGACTGGAAGCCCTGCAAGGCGAGCTATGGCAGGTCACCCGGGAAACAATCGCGCTGCGCCGGGCGCATCCCGTCCTGCGGCGCGGGACGTACACGACCGTGCTGGCGGAAGGCGACCGGCTGGCCTACCGCCGCGATCTGGGCAGCGATGCGGCGCTGGTCATCTTCAACACAGGCACAGCGCCCGCCGCCTTTGACCTGCCCTTTGAGCGGGCCTTTACGGTGGCCTATGGCGCGCCAGCAGACGTTCAGGCCACCGGGGGGCACGTCCGACTGACCCTTTCAGCGCGGAGTGGCGCGGTACTGCTGGCAGAGGATTAG
- the glgB gene encoding 1,4-alpha-glucan branching protein GlgB: MPSDIHPSAIASLIVGDHGAPFDLLGPHPVRDRQALVSIRAFRPWARTLTVVNERTGTRYPMQRLHDAGFFEARVRGRWPGLRYHFEGETYAGLSETFADPYAFGPLLTEYDLYLFSEGHNSQAYRKLGAHLREVDGVRGVNFAVWAPNAYRVSVIGDFNGWDARVHPMREHIPAGVWELFIPGVEPGARYKFDIRSRVEGYHTEKTDPYGFLAEMRPRTASIVIDLDAYAWGDRAWMHARAERDPLAGPMAIYEVHAGSWRRKNGYEWLTYRELADALIPYVSDMGYTHIELMPVAEHPLDRSWGYQVTGYYAPTSRYGTPHDFMYFVDRCHQHGIGVILDWVPAHFPKDGHALSYFDGTHLYEHADVRKGEHPDWGTYIFNYGRNEVRSFLLSNAIFWLKEYHIDGLRVDAVSSMLYLDFGRRAGEWIPNSYGGNENLEAIRFLQELNTVVHGEAPGTVTIAEESTAWPMVSRPTYLGGLGFTLKWNMGWMHDTLDYIRLDPIYRRFHHHNLTFSLMYAFSENFVLSLSHDEVVHGKGSLINKAFGDWWQKFATLRLLLGYQYTHPGKKLTFMGQEFGQWSEWSEARSLDWHLLDEWPMHRKMQAWARDLNHLYRREPALYEQDFTPEGFEWIEANDAEQSVYSYIRFARDRRDYLVVVLNFTPVPRYGYRIGVPEAGYYREVLNSDAESYGGSNVGNLGGRLAEPIAWHRYPHSLSLTLPPLGIVILKRQKAGEYLLAGQD, from the coding sequence ATGCCGAGCGATATTCATCCCAGCGCCATTGCCTCGCTGATTGTGGGCGATCACGGCGCGCCGTTTGATCTGCTCGGCCCGCACCCCGTCCGCGATCGCCAGGCGCTGGTCAGCATCCGCGCCTTCCGGCCCTGGGCGCGTACCCTGACCGTCGTCAACGAACGAACGGGCACGCGCTACCCCATGCAGCGCCTGCATGACGCCGGGTTTTTTGAGGCTCGCGTACGCGGGCGGTGGCCCGGCCTGCGCTACCATTTCGAGGGAGAGACCTACGCCGGACTGTCGGAGACCTTCGCCGACCCCTATGCCTTTGGCCCCCTGCTGACTGAATATGACCTGTACCTCTTCAGCGAAGGACACAACTCCCAGGCCTACCGCAAGCTGGGCGCGCACCTCCGGGAGGTGGACGGCGTGCGCGGGGTCAATTTTGCCGTCTGGGCGCCCAACGCCTACCGCGTCAGCGTGATCGGCGACTTCAACGGTTGGGACGCCCGTGTTCACCCCATGCGAGAGCATATTCCCGCCGGGGTCTGGGAATTGTTCATCCCCGGCGTGGAGCCAGGCGCCCGTTACAAATTCGATATCCGTTCCCGCGTGGAAGGCTACCACACGGAAAAGACCGATCCTTACGGCTTTCTGGCGGAGATGCGCCCGCGCACGGCTTCGATCGTGATCGATCTGGATGCCTATGCCTGGGGCGACCGCGCCTGGATGCACGCCCGCGCCGAACGCGACCCGTTGGCCGGGCCGATGGCGATCTACGAAGTGCATGCTGGCTCCTGGCGGCGCAAGAACGGCTATGAGTGGCTGACCTACCGTGAACTGGCTGACGCGCTGATTCCCTATGTTAGCGACATGGGCTACACCCATATCGAGCTGATGCCGGTGGCCGAGCATCCGCTGGATCGCTCCTGGGGCTACCAGGTCACCGGCTATTACGCCCCGACCAGCCGTTACGGGACGCCACATGACTTCATGTACTTTGTCGACCGCTGCCACCAGCACGGCATCGGCGTGATCCTGGACTGGGTACCGGCGCACTTTCCCAAGGATGGCCACGCCCTGAGCTATTTCGATGGTACGCATCTTTACGAGCATGCCGACGTCCGCAAAGGCGAGCACCCCGACTGGGGCACATACATCTTCAACTATGGGCGTAATGAGGTACGCAGCTTCCTGCTCTCCAACGCCATCTTCTGGCTGAAGGAATACCACATCGATGGCCTGCGGGTGGACGCGGTGTCGTCCATGCTTTACCTGGATTTTGGCCGCCGGGCCGGGGAGTGGATTCCCAACAGTTACGGCGGTAATGAGAACCTGGAGGCCATCCGCTTCCTGCAGGAGTTGAACACCGTCGTGCATGGCGAGGCCCCCGGCACGGTCACAATCGCCGAGGAATCGACCGCCTGGCCGATGGTCTCCCGCCCGACCTATCTGGGCGGGCTGGGCTTCACCCTCAAATGGAACATGGGCTGGATGCACGACACGCTGGACTACATCCGGCTTGACCCGATCTACCGCCGCTTCCACCACCATAACCTGACCTTCTCACTGATGTACGCCTTCAGCGAGAATTTCGTGCTGTCGCTCTCGCACGATGAGGTGGTACACGGCAAGGGATCGCTGATCAACAAGGCCTTCGGCGACTGGTGGCAAAAGTTTGCCACGCTGCGCCTGCTGCTGGGCTACCAGTACACCCACCCCGGTAAGAAGCTGACCTTCATGGGTCAGGAATTCGGCCAGTGGTCGGAGTGGAGCGAGGCGCGCAGCCTGGACTGGCACCTGCTGGACGAGTGGCCGATGCACCGCAAGATGCAGGCCTGGGCGCGTGACCTCAACCATCTCTACCGCCGCGAACCGGCGCTTTATGAGCAGGACTTTACCCCCGAAGGCTTCGAGTGGATCGAGGCCAACGACGCCGAGCAGAGCGTCTATTCGTACATTCGCTTTGCCAGGGATCGGCGGGATTACCTGGTGGTCGTTCTCAACTTTACGCCTGTGCCGCGCTACGGCTACCGGATCGGCGTGCCGGAGGCAGGCTACTACCGCGAGGTGCTCAACAGCGACGCCGAGAGCTATGGCGGCAGCAATGTGGGCAACCTGGGTGGCCGACTGGCGGAGCCGATTGCCTGGCACCGCTACCCGCACAGCCTGAGCCTGACCCTCCCGCCGCTGGGGATCGTGATCCTCAAGCGGCAGAAGGCCGGCGAATACCTGCTGGCGGGCCAGGACTGA